The genomic window TGGAACCGAATCCACAATCAATATCTGCATAATCGCTTCTGGGGTCGTATCTTTTTTTTCATCGCAACTCGTTAAACGAAGCTCCGAAAGACAAAAATGCGACCACCAAACAGATCGCATTAACATTCTTTTTCTTTAAATAACTCACAAATTTTACTCCTTATTTATTGTTAATAATAAATTCCTAATTTATCCTTTAAATCGTCTCCAGCCATCAAGTCAAAACTCCATCTCGGAAATCATACGATTTGAGTTTTAACTTCTTGAAGTCCGTTTATCAAAAGAATTCGATTTCTAATTTCATCCTTCAAATATTTTCCAAACGGCGAGGCGAGAGAAGCAAGAGGAACCTCGATTTTAGCAAAAGACCTATCCACTTGAATATTATACACCAAGCCTAAGTCGACTAACGACATTTTGATTTTAGGCTCCATCACGTGTCTCAACTCTTCGTAAATCTATCGTTCTTTCGGATTAAATAAATCCATAACGAGTCTCTTCCTTATACTAAAAATCGCTTCTAATCTAAGCTCCAAGCCAAAATAACTTCATCACATTTTCCTAAATTTAGAGCTCGCCTATGACAAACCCCGCTGAAGAAATATTAGTTTTTGAATTAGGTTCATTCTAATCTTTCTCCTTTGTTAAACTCAATTGGAATTCTGAACTATCTCTACAACTGCCAAATCTTTTGCTTTTTCTTCATTACTTGGAAGGGATTCAAACAATATTAAATGTTTCGCATTGACGCCTTTCGGAAAAAGGTAGTGATATTTTCTTAAAACCGTTTCGCCAGGAGGAATATCGACAACTTCACCGGCTAAATAGCCGAAACTATTTTTGAACTTGCCCGCAAAGTCTTCAAATATATCGCAACAATAATCGATAAACATTGGAGCAGTCAAACTTTTATCATCCTTAA from Leptospira yasudae includes these protein-coding regions:
- a CDS encoding iron-sulfur cluster assembly protein — encoded protein: MRHVMEPKIKMSLVDLGLVYNIQVDRSFAKIEVPLASLASPFGKYLKDEIRNRILLINGLQEVKTQIV